One Syngnathus acus chromosome 13, fSynAcu1.2, whole genome shotgun sequence genomic window carries:
- the il15l gene encoding interleukin 15, like isoform X1, whose amino-acid sequence MDHRATKRSHQDIGSLPAIWLASKEQGVSERTTERVSKERAKSERVSKERAKSERVSKERASRHKREAFAAARFGSGAACLAFLAGEEHEDDMPTRGRTATAPAKLVVTVCVLCLACLLRGGARAMPSLDLMEHVKELLRDDAASQCSDCKLYTPTWSDYKTCPKDTLKCFSAEVRVLVTEWERSEGNVLKHLERGLKFLEDGPHNQNQSACGPCELHPEENVQHFLQELQRILERINSAFSAIA is encoded by the exons ATGGATCATAGAGCCACCAAAAGGTCCCACCAAGACATCGGAAGCCTGCCAGCCATTTGGCTAGCAAGCAAAGAGCAAGGAGTGAGCGAACGAACGACCGAACGAGTGAGCAAGGAGCGAGCAAAGAGCGAACGAGTGAGCAAGGAGCGAGCAAAGAGCGAACGAGTGAGCaaggagcgagcgagcaggcACAAGCGAGAAGCTTTCGCGGCGGCCCGCTTCGGCTCGGGCGCAGCCTGCCTGGCGTTCCTTGCTGGCGAGGAGCACGAGGATGACATGCCTACGAGAGGAAGGACTGCGACTGCGCCTGCCAAGCTCGTCGTCACCGTTTGCGTTTTGTGCCTGGCTTGTCTGCTGCGCGGCGGGGCGCGCGCGATGCCCAGTTTGGACTTGATGGAGCACGTGAAGGAGTTGCTCAGGGACGACGCCGCTTCG cagtGCTCAGATTGCAAGTTGTACACCCCAACCTGGAGCGACTACAAG ACGTGTCCCAAGGACACCCTAAAATGCTTCTCTGCAGAAGTCCGAGTTCTCGTCACAGAGTGGGAAAGAAGTGAAGGGaatgttttgaaacatttggaaCGGGGCCTCAAGTTCTTAGAAGATGGTCCTCACAACCAG AACCAGTCAGCGTGTGGTCCGTGTGAGCTCCACCCAGAAGAAAACGTCCAACACTTCTTGCAGGAACTTCAAAGGATTTTGGAGCGCATCAACTCAGCTTTTAGTGCCATTGCCTGA
- the il15l gene encoding interleukin 15, like isoform X3: MRTTERVSKERAKSERVSKERAKSERVSKERASRHKREAFAAARFGSGAACLAFLAGEEHEDDMPTRGRTATAPAKLVVTVCVLCLACLLRGGARAMPSLDLMEHVKELLRDDAASQCSDCKLYTPTWSDYKTCPKDTLKCFSAEVRVLVTEWERSEGNVLKHLERGLKFLEDGPHNQNQSACGPCELHPEENVQHFLQELQRILERINSAFSAIA; this comes from the exons ATG CGAACGACCGAACGAGTGAGCAAGGAGCGAGCAAAGAGCGAACGAGTGAGCAAGGAGCGAGCAAAGAGCGAACGAGTGAGCaaggagcgagcgagcaggcACAAGCGAGAAGCTTTCGCGGCGGCCCGCTTCGGCTCGGGCGCAGCCTGCCTGGCGTTCCTTGCTGGCGAGGAGCACGAGGATGACATGCCTACGAGAGGAAGGACTGCGACTGCGCCTGCCAAGCTCGTCGTCACCGTTTGCGTTTTGTGCCTGGCTTGTCTGCTGCGCGGCGGGGCGCGCGCGATGCCCAGTTTGGACTTGATGGAGCACGTGAAGGAGTTGCTCAGGGACGACGCCGCTTCG cagtGCTCAGATTGCAAGTTGTACACCCCAACCTGGAGCGACTACAAG ACGTGTCCCAAGGACACCCTAAAATGCTTCTCTGCAGAAGTCCGAGTTCTCGTCACAGAGTGGGAAAGAAGTGAAGGGaatgttttgaaacatttggaaCGGGGCCTCAAGTTCTTAGAAGATGGTCCTCACAACCAG AACCAGTCAGCGTGTGGTCCGTGTGAGCTCCACCCAGAAGAAAACGTCCAACACTTCTTGCAGGAACTTCAAAGGATTTTGGAGCGCATCAACTCAGCTTTTAGTGCCATTGCCTGA
- the il15l gene encoding interleukin 15, like isoform X2, whose amino-acid sequence MDHRATKRSHQDIGSLPAIWLASKEQGVSERTTERVSKERAKSERVSKERAKSERVSKERASRHKREAFAAARFGSGAACLAFLAGEEHEDDMPTRGRTATAPAKLVVTVCVLCLACLLRGGARAMPSLDLMEHVKELLRDDAASCSDCKLYTPTWSDYKTCPKDTLKCFSAEVRVLVTEWERSEGNVLKHLERGLKFLEDGPHNQNQSACGPCELHPEENVQHFLQELQRILERINSAFSAIA is encoded by the exons ATGGATCATAGAGCCACCAAAAGGTCCCACCAAGACATCGGAAGCCTGCCAGCCATTTGGCTAGCAAGCAAAGAGCAAGGAGTGAGCGAACGAACGACCGAACGAGTGAGCAAGGAGCGAGCAAAGAGCGAACGAGTGAGCAAGGAGCGAGCAAAGAGCGAACGAGTGAGCaaggagcgagcgagcaggcACAAGCGAGAAGCTTTCGCGGCGGCCCGCTTCGGCTCGGGCGCAGCCTGCCTGGCGTTCCTTGCTGGCGAGGAGCACGAGGATGACATGCCTACGAGAGGAAGGACTGCGACTGCGCCTGCCAAGCTCGTCGTCACCGTTTGCGTTTTGTGCCTGGCTTGTCTGCTGCGCGGCGGGGCGCGCGCGATGCCCAGTTTGGACTTGATGGAGCACGTGAAGGAGTTGCTCAGGGACGACGCCGCTTCG tGCTCAGATTGCAAGTTGTACACCCCAACCTGGAGCGACTACAAG ACGTGTCCCAAGGACACCCTAAAATGCTTCTCTGCAGAAGTCCGAGTTCTCGTCACAGAGTGGGAAAGAAGTGAAGGGaatgttttgaaacatttggaaCGGGGCCTCAAGTTCTTAGAAGATGGTCCTCACAACCAG AACCAGTCAGCGTGTGGTCCGTGTGAGCTCCACCCAGAAGAAAACGTCCAACACTTCTTGCAGGAACTTCAAAGGATTTTGGAGCGCATCAACTCAGCTTTTAGTGCCATTGCCTGA
- the triap1 gene encoding TP53-regulated inhibitor of apoptosis 1, with protein MNSVGEACTELKREYDQCFNRWFADKFLKGERGAEPCADSFRLYQRCVQKAIKDKDIPVDGLDFMGPNKDKPDG; from the coding sequence ATGAACAGCGTGGGCGAGGCTTGCACGGAGCTCAAGCGGGAGTACGACCAATGTTTCAACCGATGGTTCGCCGACAAGTTCCTGAAGGGAGAGCGAGGCGCCGAGCCGTGTGCGGACAGCTTCCGGCTGTACCAGCGCTGCGTGCAGAAGGCTATCAAAGACAAGGACATCCCCGTGGACGGCCTGGACTTCATGGGTCCAAACAAGGACAAGCCCGATGGCTGA
- the supt5h gene encoding transcription elongation factor SPT5 yields the protein MSDSDDSDFSDNQSERSSDGEAEEVENEEEPASPVGSDKVAEEEGEDLDDEYDEEEEEDDDDRPRKKPRHRGFILDEADVDDEDEDEEDQWGEGAEDILEKEEAEVSNIDHVVLDDDHSGSRRLQNLWRDSREEELGEYYMRKYAKSSGVEHYSGGSEELSDDITQQQLLPGVKDPNLWTVKCKIGEERATAIALMRKFIAYQFTDTPLQIKSVVAPDHVKGYIYVESYKQTHVKAAIEGIGNLRMGLWKQQMVPIKEMTDVLKVVKEVTNLKPKSWVRLKRGLYKEDIAQVDYVEPSQNTISLKMIPRIELDRIKAKMSLKDWYAKRKKFKRPAQRLFDAEKIRSLGGEVSHDGDFMIFEGNRYSRKGFLFKSFAMSAVITDGVKPTLSELEKFEDQPEGIDLEVVSESGKEREHNLQAGDNVEVCEGELINLQGKILSVDGNKITIMPKHEDLKDPLEFPAQELKKYFRMGDHVKVIAGRYEGDTGLIVRVEENFVILFSDLTMHELKVLPRDLQLCSETASGVDAGGQHEWGELVQLDPQTVGVIVRLERETFQVLNMHGKVLTVRHQAVNRKKDNRFAVALDSEENNIHVKDIVKVIDGPHSGREGEIRHLFRGFAFLHCKKLVENGGMFVCKTRHLVLAGGSKPRDVTNFTVGGFAPMSPRISSPVHHGGGGAQQRGGGGGGGMGRGRGRRDNELIGQTVRISQGPYKGYIGVVKDATESTARVELHSTCQTISVDRQRLTAMGAQKHSGMTSTHGRTPMYGSGSRTPMCGSQTPLHDGSRTPHSGSQTPLHDGSRTPGQSGAWDPNNPNTPSRNDEEYDFGFDDEPSPSPQGYGGTPNPQTPGYPEVPSPQVNNQYNPQTPGTPAMYNTEQYSPYTAPSPQGSYQPSPSPQSYHQVAPSPVGYQNTHSPASYHPTPSPMAYQASPSPSPVGYSPMTPGAPSPGGYNPHTPGSNIEQGGSDWVTTDILVRVKDSFMDLMGQTGVIRSVTGGMCSVFMQESEKVVSVSGEHLEPVTPTKNDKVKVILGEHREATGTLLSIDGDDGIVRKVLDNQLMILNLRFLGCLGH from the exons ATGTCTGACAGCGACGACAGCGACTTCTCCGACAACCAAAGCGAGCGCAGCAGCGACGGGGAAGCCGAAGAGGTGGAGAATGAG GAGGAGCCGGCCAGCCCCGTGGGGAGCGACAAGGTGGCTGAGGAGGAAGGTGAGGACCTGGATGATGAGtatgatgaagaggaggaagaggacgacgacgaccGTCCTCGGAAGAAGCCGCGTCACAGAGGCTTCATCCTGGACGAAGCCG aTGTGGACGAcgaggatgaggatgaagaagacCAATGGGGGGAAGGAGCTGAGGACATCCTGGAGAAAG AGGAGGCTGAAG TGTCCAACATCGACCACGTGGTCCTGGATGACGACCACTCGGGTTCCAGGAGGCTCCAGAACCTCTGGAG GGACTCTCGAGAGGAGGAGCTGGGCGAATACTACATGAGGAAGTACGCCAAGTCCTCCGGAGTGGAGCA CTACTCGGGAGGGTCGGAGGAGCTCTCTGACGACATCACCCAGCAGCAGCTTCTTCCGGGTGTCAA GGATCCTAATCTGTGGACTGTCAAGTGCAAG ATTGGGGAGGAGAGGGCGACCGCCATCGCACTGATGAGGAAGTTCATCGCCTATCAGTTCACGGACACG CCGCTCCAGATCAAGTCGGTGGTGGCCCCGGACCACGTGAAAGGTTACATCTACGTGGAGTCCTACAAGCAGACGCACGTGAAAGCTGCCATCGAGGGCATCGGAAACCTTCGCATGGGCTTGTGGAAGCAGCAGATGGTTCCCATTAAGGAGATGACGGATGTCCTCAAGGTGGTCAAAGAGGTCACCAACCTGAAGCCCAAATCCTGGGTCAGGCTCAAACGAGGCCTGTACAAAGAAGACATCGCGCAG GTGGACTACGTTGAGCCCAGCCAGAACACCATCTCCCTCAAAATGATCCCTCGCATCGAACTGGACCGCATCAAAGCCAAGATGAGCTTG AAAGACTGGTATGCCAAGAGGAAGAAGTTCAAGAGGCCCGCTCAGAGGCTCTTTGATGCAGAAAAAATCAG gtcgCTCGGCGGGGAGGTCAGTCACGACGGCGACTTCATGATCTTCGAAGGCAATCGTTACAGCCGCAAAGGATTCCTGTTCAAGAGCTTCGCCATGTCGGCAGTG ATCACAGATGGCGTGAAGCCCACACTGTCCGAGTTGGAGAAGTTTGAAGACCAGCCGGAAGGAATCGACTTGGAGGTGGTCAGCGAATCAG GCAAGGAACGTGAGCACAACCTGCAGGCGGGCGACAACGTGGAGGTGTGCGAGGGGGAGCTGATCAACCTGCAGGGGAAGATCCTCAGCGTGGACGGCAACAAGATCACCATCATGCCCAAACACGAAGACCTCAAG gACCCCCTGGAGTTTCCAGCTCAAGAGTTAAAGAAATATTTCCGAATGGGCGACCACGTGAAAGTGATCGCCGGCCGATACGAAGGTGACACCGGCCTCATCGTACGCGTAGAGGAGAACTTTGTCATCCTCTTCTCCGATCTCACCATGCACGAG ctGAAGGTGTTGCCCAGAGATCTGCAGCTCTGCTCAGAAACGGCGTCTGGCGTAGACGCGGGGGGGCAGCACGAGTGGGGGGAGTTGGTCCAGCTGGACCCGCAGACGGTGGGCGTTATCGTGCGGCTGGAGAGAGAAACCTTCCAG GTCCTCAACATGCACGGCAAAGTGCTGACGGTGCGCCACCAGGCGGTCAACCGGAAGAAGGACAACCGCTTTGCCGTGGCCTTGGACTCGGAGGAGAACAACATCCACGTCAAAGACATCGTGAAGGTCATCGACGGGCCGCACTCG GGCCGCGAAGGCGAGATCCGCCACCTTTTCCGAGGATTCGCCTTCCTGCACTGCAAGAAGCTGGTGGAGAACGGAGGGATGTTTGTCTGCAAGACACGCCACCTGGTGTTGGCCGGCGGCTCCAAG CCCAGAGACGTGACCAACTTCACGGTGGGCGGCTTCGCTCCCATGAGCCCTCGCATCAGCAGCCCCGTGCATCACGGCGGCGGTG GTGCTCAacagcgaggaggaggagggggaggcggCATGGGGCGGGGCCGAGGACGACGGGACAACGAGCTGATTGGTCAGACCGTTCGCATCTCGCAGGGTCCATACAAAG GCTACATCGGTGTGGTGAAGGACGCCACAGAGTCCACGGCCAGAGTGGAGCTCCACTCCACCTGTCAGACCATCTCCGTGGACAGACAGCGCTTGACTGCCAT GGGTGCGCAGAAACACAGCGGCATGACCTCCACCCACGGGCGCACGCCCATGTACGGCTCGGGCTCCCGGACGCCCATGTGCGGCTCTCAGACGCCGCTGCATGACG GGAGCCGTACGCCTCACAGCGGCTCGCAGACGCCGCTGCACGATGGCAGCAGGACGCCTGGCCAGAGCGGGGCCTGGGACCCCAATAACCCCAACACGCCGTCCAG GAACGACGAGGAGTACGACTTTGGCTTTGACGACGAGCCCTCGCCCTCGCCTCAGGGCTACGGGGGGACCCCCAACCCCCAGACGCCAGGTTACCCGGAAGTACCATCTCCGCAGGTCAACAATCAATACAACCCTCAGACGCCGGGCACGCCTGCCAT GTACAACACGGAGCAATATTCTCCTTAcaccgccccctccccccaaggCTCCTACCAGCCCAGTCCTAGTCCTCAGAGCTACCACCAGGTGGCGCCCTCGCCGGTAGGCTACCAGAACACCCACTCTCCGGCCAGCTACCACCCCACGCCGTCCCCCATGGCCTACCAG GCCAGCCCCAGTCCGAGTCCGGTGGGCTACAGCCCCATGACGCCCGGAGCGCCATCTCCCGGCGGCTACAACCCCCACACACCGGGCTCCAACATCGAGCAGGGCGGCAGCGACTGGGTGACCACCGACATTCTCGTGCGGGTCAAGGACTCCTTCATGGACTTGATGGGACAGACGGGAGTCATCCGCAGCGTCACG GGCGGCATGTGCTCCGTCTTCATGCAGGAGTCGGAGAAGGTGGTGAGCGTCAGCGGCGAGCACCTGGAGCCCGTCACGCCGACCAAGAACGACAAG GTGAAGGTGATACTGGGAGAGCACCGGGAGGCCACGGGCACCCTGCTGAGCATCGACGGAGACGACGGCATCGTGCGCAAAGTTCTGGACAACCAACTCATGATCCTCAACCTGCGGTTCCTGGGATGTCTGGGCCACTGA